The genomic stretch GTCTAACGAACCTCATCTGTCAATGACTGACCGTCACTTGTGGTGCTAGCACGCGACGACGGCGCAATCGGCTTTGCATCGCGACAGCGTCGATAAGCGTGGACAGGGAGGGATTCGTAGGGTTTCGTACCCATAGTTAGTAACACAACTTACAGACGAGTGCCTCCCGACTTTTCTAGCTGTAGTCCTTGCACGCGTGCTGCCGGCCGAGTTTTTGCCGTCGTTCTCAGCTACTTCAGATGCAGAATAGTACTGAGGAATATCTATGCTCAGCAGCGAAGCCTGCATGTCGCTTGCATCCGCGGGTACAACGCCGAGATAAATGCGCTCTCTTAAATTTCCGATTGCACAGCGTGACGACCGCGATTGGTCAGTGGAGGTTCTGTTGGACTACACGTTGGACGTCTTCAACGTGCCCCTGGGCGCGAAGCGATACATCAAGGACCACTTCGACGCGCACACGGTGGACGAGATCGCCGAAGGGTTCGCGGTATGGGTCTCTACGTGCGCCACGCTGAAGGTGGCCAAGGCGGTGGATGAGGGCTTCCACTACCGGTTCGAGTCGGCCGTGGCCAGCGGGCGGCTGCGTCCGCCACTGGGCATCGATCAGGTGGCGCAATTCGCAGCAAACGGGTGAGTGGTAGCCAGAGCGCAAGATTTCACGTAAATCTGTCCCATGAATGCAAGAGCGTGAACGGGAATGAAGATCCTGAACGgaaagccttttctttttttcatgcgttAAACTGGGTAGTCCTATCGTGCTGGTTTGTTTGACCAATGTCAATGCGGGTAATCAAACAGCTCCTACTGCGTCTTCGCCATAAATATACTAAATTGTAGGTTATTGCGGCCCTTAAGCTTACCCGTTATTCCAGAGTGTTCCTCCattctagtagtagtagtagtagtagacctTTATTCAGCCCATTATTACAGGCCGAGCATCTCAACCGCCTGGGCGGCAAgtctacgctgttcttcttccccttcagcgccaagccagtcgagccaggtggtgatggaaagggaagggggaggaTATGAATGCGATTGCTGAGCAGCGGGGCAGTGGAAAAGGCAATGAGCTAGGTCCGCATATGTAGAGGGGCAGTTTGGACAGCTGGGGTCGACTCGATAACGATAAAGAAACAGACGGGAGGGGGTAATCAATGCATTCATTTGGATATGCCGCAGAAGGCGAGCCTCCGGCACAGTGAGTGATGGATGAGGGGGAGGGTAGAGGCGCTTGTCGAGACGGAGCTGGAGGTATACTTCCTTGATGGTGCGGCGCAGGGAGAGTCTCCCACCGTCCTCCGAGGGCTTGGGCCAGGGGATCAACGGTGCCCGGTTAGAAGCGTCACGGGCGAGctgatgggccagctcattgccgtTAATCCCTGAATGTCCAGGGACCCAGCGAAGGAAAACGGTGGAAGGCTGCAGTGCAGAGACAGCTCGTTCGACCTCCTGTTGGAGTGAATAGGGTAGTGTGCGGTTCTGTATGTGGTGGATGGCGGCTTGGGAATCGGAGTATATTGTGTACtctgggagagagggaagggatgCAAATGATTGTAGGGCATGGGCAATGGCAAGGACCTCGAGAGAGAGTGCATCCGGAGGGTGTAGGAACGGCCCGCTGGTGTGGGTTTCAGGTGCTGGGAGGTGGGGATGGTAGATAGCGTAGCCGCAGGAACCTCGAGGAGCCACGAAAGAGGCATCCGTGTAGGCTACTCCTTGGGTAGTAAAGGGGGGGACATGGTGCTGCGCTGCCGCGTGACGACGACCGGCATGCAAGACGGGAGACATATTGGACGGGAGGGGGAGGATACGAAGGTTGGGAGCCAGGGTGGATATAGGAGAGGTAAATGTGGAAACGGGAATGGGGGATATACCCGCCTGGGCAAGTAACCACTGACCCTGACGGGTAAGGGAAAGCCGGGCAACCTGGGAGTCACGGTGGAGAGAAAGAAGAGAACGGAGAGGATGGAAGAGGCCTGTGGCAAAGACCTTAGCAGTGGAGGTAGTAATAGGGAGATTGAGAGCTGCCTTGTAGAGGCCTAAGAGGGCGGTTTCAAGGGTGTTAAGTTGAGTGTTCGTGAAGGAAACGTAAGGTACAAAGTACAGGAACTTGTTGAGGGCGAGCGCATGGGCGACACGACACGCATGAGCCTCGTGGAGGCCTGAGCGCCGAGTGACCACACGCCGCAGGAGGTGAGTTACTGAGTGGCAGGTCGTTACAGCGTGGTGGAGGGCATGCGCATTCTTGGCTGCATGCAAAGGGAAGCCAAGAACTTTGCATTGGGAGACGATAGGAATGGGAGAGCCAGAAAGATGGAGGCAGATGAGGGCGTTGTGGGAGCGCTGATATGCGGAGTGGTTGAGAAGGAGAAGCTCGGATTTCTCCGGAGCAGGTGACAGACCAGCTGTGGTGAGAAAGGAGCCGATGAGATCTAGCCCACGTTGCAGGGTGTCCTGTACGTGGCCGGGAGAGCCAGACGAGCACCAgagagtgatgtcgtcggcataaaagATGTGGTGGAGGTCAGGAATTTGGGCTAGCTGGGAGGCGAGAGGGGTCATAGCAATATTGAAAAGGGTAGGAGAGAGAACAGCACCTTGAGGAGTGCCACGGGTGAGGACGTGGGGGTCGGACAGGTGAGTGTCAACTCGAAAGCGAGCCACTCGGTTAGAGAGGAAGGAGCGGATATAAGAGTACAAGCGGTTGCCGCATCCCAGGGAGGAAAGTTGAGACAGGATGTGATCGTGGCACACACCGTCGAAGGCCTTGCGGACATCAACAGTCACAAGAGCGTGGATCTGGCTGGGAGTGGGCGAGAAGAAGGTATGCTGGAGGATCAGGAACATGTCCTGTGCACAGACGCGTCGTCGGAAGCCGATAAGAGAATGGGGGAACTCTCTCACCTCAAGAAAATCAGAGAGGCGAGTCAGAGCCATTCGCTCAAGGGTCTTGCCAACGCACGACGTCAGGGAGATAGGGCGAAGGTTAGAGAGGGAGGGAGGTTTGCCCGGCTTTGGAATCATAGAAATGAGGGAGGATGTCCAGGAGCTCGGCAGGCAGCCGCTGTCCCAGGCCTTATTGAaagtctggagaatgaattccTTGGCGTGGTCAGGAAGGTTTCGGAGTGTGGTGTATGTTATGGCGTCCTCACCGGGAGCGGAGCGAGAAGCATTAGAAGCCAGGGCAGCCTCGAGCTCCCGGAGAGTGAAAGGGCGGTCCAGGTCTGGGTTAGGATCGCCCGAGTAGGCTGGGTAGGAAGGTGTAAGAGGGGGCGGGAGATACAGAGAGGCGAGCTTGTCAAAGACCTCGGAGGGAGTCCCCTGAGTGAGGGCTTTGGCTAAAGTGGGAGCAAGGGCAGACTTAGTACCTAAGAGAGATTTAAAAAGAGACCATGTGGATCGCGAGTGCAATGCGGAGTCGAGGCCGTCGCAGAGCGTACTCCAACGAGCATACTCGAGGGATGCTCCGTGGGCGACTATCTCGGCCCGCAGAGCAGCAATCCGGGAGTAAAGTTGGGCATTTTGGGGTTGGGAGCGGAAGGAGCGTTGGAGACGTTTACGGCGACGCCATAAACGGAGAAAGTGGGGATCCGGGTCTGGGATCGGGTGACGTGAGCGAACGCGACGGCTACTGGCCGACACCGCTGCGGAGATGCACGACGTCCAGTCGTCGTAAGATTCAAAGGACACGGAAAGAAGATTAGTGCGAAATGCctgccagtcagtgtgagtgaCTTGGTGCCAGCGAGGGATGTGGGAAAGAGTGGTGGTAATATGAATGAGAAAGTGGTCACTGAGAAGGGTTTCGGCTGTGACCTGCCAGTGAAAGGAAAGGGCGCCCCGAGAGAAGGTAAGGTCGGGTGTCGTGGAGCGCTGTGAGAAAGTGCCCGCTCGAGTAGGGGAGCCAGGATTATTAAGAAGAGTGAGGTGGCGTTCCTGGGCAAGACAATGGAGAAGGCGGCCGGGTTTGAGGGTCTGGGGGTAGCCCCAGAGTGTGTGAGGAGCGTTGAAGTCGCCCCCAAGGAGGAGATGGGTGGTGGATGGAAGAGAATGAAGGAACTTGCCCAGGGCCGTGAATAAAGAGCATGTGACAGGGGGATTGTAGAAAGATATTAGGGTGAGTGAGATGCGGGACGAAGGTTGGTAATAGACCACACCAACTAAATATTTAAGGAGGCTAGAGGGGATGTCAAGTGGCTCGACGAGAACGTCGTTGCGCACATAAACGGACGCAAGCGGCGTCCCCGTCGTGGCAGTGGTAGGCGCGGTAGCCTGGGACGGTGCGGGCCGTCCGAGTCTCCTGGAGAAGGAGAAAATGGGGTAGGGAGGGGCGGGTGAGGAGATACTGATGGAGGGGGGTCTTATTATGGCGAAGGtttcggcagttccactgcacaATCTCGAAGTCCGTTCCACGCGCCATCTAAGATAGGGTAGTTGTTGAGGTGTTTGTGGGGGCGCGTCCCTTCTTTTTGGCTGGGGGGAGAGACTCCTGCAGGGAGTGCAGCATAAAGGTGAAGGATTCCAATTGCTTGGATTGCGCTTGGAGGGTGGTGAGAATCTGTATAATCGAAGTTTCTAGTTGAACCAAGCGACTGTGGTGTGCGGTGGTGGTGGTTTCGATCAAGTCAGCCAATGGGGCGACCTGGGCATTGGAGGACGGGGTTATGAGCGTAGAAATGTGCTCATTAAGCCTTGGTCAGCTGGGATGTTAGAGAGGAAGTGGTTGTCTGGAGGGTTTGTGTCAATGTGTGGATTTGCTGTTGTAATTCATGGGAGATGCGCTGTTGCTCGCGCTGGTGGCGCTCCAGCATTGTGAGCCGGAGATCGAAGGAGCGGCTCTGTTCAACCAAGGACGGAGAGGGTATAGTTGCGGAAGAAAGGGATGCCGATGCCGAGGACCCTTTCACTGTAGCAGCGTAGGATCCTGGTGGTGATGGGGTCGGAGGTGCGGGGGATTCATGATgagcggaggaggaggcggaggaagGGGTGGCCTGCGTGGCCCGGCGCAGAGCTGTGCGACGGAGAAACGCGGCTTTAGCACATTCGCGTTGCTTAGCAAGGAGGAAAGGGCAGGTGGGATCGAGAGAGGAATGAGTGTTTACTTGGCAGTGAATGCACCAGGGTTGGGCGCATACGTGAGCGGTAGAATCCGCGGGCAGAGGAGCAGCACAGCGGCGGCACTTGGCCGGAACGCTGTGTTGAGGGCATTGGTGGGCACGGTGTCCCAGAGCAAGACAACGAGTGCATGTGGGGGGTTTAGGCTTATGAGGACGGCATCGGAAAGCGACGCGTTTAAAATATACGAAGTGGGGGATGACGGTGCCAGCAAAGGTTATCAGCACCGAT from Dermacentor silvarum isolate Dsil-2018 unplaced genomic scaffold, BIME_Dsil_1.4 Seq147, whole genome shotgun sequence encodes the following:
- the LOC125941730 gene encoding uncharacterized protein LOC125941730 produces the protein MIPKPGKPPSLSNLRPISLTSCVGKTLERMALTRLSDFLEVREFPHSLIGFRRRVCAQDMFLILQHTFFSPTPSQIHALVTVDVRKAFDGVCHDHILSQLSSLGCGNRLYSYIRSFLSNRVARFRVDTHLSDPHVLTRGTPQGAVLSPTLFNIAMTPLASQLAQIPDLHHIFYADDITLWCSSGSPGHVQDTLQRGLDLIGSFLTTAGLSPAPEKSELLLLNHSAYQRSHNALICLHLSGSPIPIVSQCKVLGFPLHAAKNAHALHHAVTTCHSVTHLLRRVVTRRSGLHEAHACRVAHALALNKFLYFVPYVSFTNTQLNTLETALLGLYKAALNLPITTSTAKVFATGLFHPLRSLLSLHRDSQVARLSLTRQGQWLLAQAGISPIPVSTFTSPISTLAPNLRILPLPSNMSPVLHAGRRHAAAQHHVPPFTTQGVAYTDASFVAPRGSCGYAIYHPHLPAPETHTSGPFLHPPDALSLEVLAIAHALQSFASLPSLPEYTIYSDSQAAIHHIQNRTLPYSLQQEVERAVSALQPSTVFLRWVPGHSGINGNELAHQLARDASNRAPLIPWPKPSEDGGRLSLRRTIKEVYLQLRLDKRLYPPPHPSLTVPEARLLRHIQMNALITPSRLFLYRYRVDPSCPNCPSTYADLAHCLFHCPAAQQSHSYPPPSLSITTWLDWLGAEGEEEQRRLAAQAVEMLGL